One window of the Candidatus Jettenia sp. genome contains the following:
- the guaA gene encoding glutamine-hydrolyzing GMP synthase, with translation MIEENNEKVLILDFGSQYAQLIARRVRENNVFSEIVSHKITAEQIKKISPKGIIFTGGPASVYVKNAPQCDEKIVELGIPILGICYGMQLGCQMLKATVKPTVSREYGRTTCVVNDQSKLFKSVDKNIIVWMSHGDQVVELPMEFESLAFTHNCPYAGVRHKKKAFYGVQFHPEVTHTPQGSQIIRNFLYEICGCTGTWKIDSYIEKSLQDIRSQVGDGRVVCGLSGGVDSAVTAALIHKAIGNHISCIFVDNGLLRDYEADEVVKTFKDNFTVDLHVIHARERFLDKLKGVIDPEKKRKIIGHEFIEIFKEEAKRISGVKFLAQGTLYPDVIESIPAHGGPTVTIKSHHNVGGLPAELGFELVEPLRFLFKDEVRKIGEELGLPEELVWRHPFPGPGLAIRIIGEVTKLRLEILRNTDKIVIEEIRKAGLYRSISQCFAVLLPLSTVGVMGDERSYENVIAIRAVETTDFMTADWYRIPHEVLGTISNRVINEIKGVNRVVYDISTKPPSTIEWE, from the coding sequence ATGATTGAAGAGAATAATGAAAAAGTCTTAATCCTCGATTTTGGTTCGCAATATGCTCAACTTATCGCACGACGGGTAAGGGAGAATAACGTTTTCAGTGAGATAGTCTCACACAAGATTACCGCAGAACAAATCAAAAAGATCAGCCCAAAGGGTATTATCTTTACTGGTGGTCCGGCCAGTGTATATGTGAAGAATGCTCCCCAATGTGATGAAAAAATTGTTGAGTTGGGAATACCTATCTTAGGCATCTGCTATGGAATGCAACTGGGCTGTCAGATGCTAAAAGCTACGGTAAAACCTACCGTCTCACGGGAATATGGAAGAACGACATGCGTAGTTAACGATCAAAGCAAACTATTCAAATCAGTTGATAAGAATATCATTGTGTGGATGAGTCATGGAGACCAGGTTGTTGAATTGCCCATGGAATTTGAATCTCTTGCGTTTACTCACAATTGTCCCTATGCAGGGGTGAGACACAAGAAGAAGGCATTTTATGGTGTACAATTCCATCCTGAAGTTACCCATACTCCGCAGGGAAGCCAAATTATCCGTAATTTTCTTTATGAAATTTGCGGCTGTACCGGTACCTGGAAGATAGATTCATATATCGAAAAATCCTTACAGGATATCCGTAGCCAGGTCGGTGATGGAAGAGTAGTATGCGGGTTATCGGGCGGGGTTGATTCAGCAGTAACGGCAGCGCTTATCCATAAAGCTATCGGAAATCATATCTCCTGCATTTTTGTCGATAATGGACTTTTAAGGGATTATGAGGCAGATGAAGTTGTTAAAACATTCAAAGATAATTTCACCGTAGATCTGCATGTTATTCATGCACGGGAGAGATTTTTAGATAAATTAAAAGGGGTAATTGATCCGGAAAAAAAACGGAAGATTATCGGACATGAATTCATTGAGATTTTTAAGGAAGAGGCAAAAAGGATATCCGGGGTGAAATTCCTGGCACAAGGCACACTTTATCCCGATGTCATCGAAAGTATTCCAGCCCATGGAGGCCCAACAGTAACCATTAAAAGTCATCACAATGTCGGTGGTTTACCGGCAGAATTAGGGTTTGAGCTGGTTGAACCGCTACGATTTCTATTTAAGGACGAAGTGCGCAAAATAGGAGAGGAACTTGGCCTGCCGGAAGAATTGGTATGGCGTCATCCCTTCCCCGGTCCGGGACTGGCCATCCGGATTATCGGAGAAGTAACAAAACTCCGTTTAGAGATCCTTCGCAATACAGATAAAATCGTTATCGAAGAAATACGCAAGGCAGGGCTCTACCGTTCTATCTCACAGTGCTTTGCTGTACTTTTGCCGCTCAGTACCGTGGGGGTTATGGGCGATGAAAGAAGCTACGAAAATGTCATTGCCATTCGCGCTGTAGAAACAACTGACTTT